Within the Mucilaginibacter sp. CSA2-8R genome, the region CACCGGCCTGAACGAGATCGCTGCTGATAATTTCCAAGCGGACGAACCAACGTTACGATCGCTGGATGTGATCGAAAGGAATAGCTATCTATGGTCTCAGGATATCTACGAAGGCAATTCAGTAAATGACTGGAACTTTCTTTACCAGGAGGTCTTTGTCAGCAATGTCGTACTTTCCGGCTTGCAAAAACTGGATGAAAAGGTCAATGCGTCGCAATACAATGCGATCAAAGGAACTGCACTTTATTATCGTGCAGAAGCATTTTACAGCCTTGCTCAAATGTTCGCTGTACCTTACAATGCTGCGACAGCCACAATTTTGTCTGGCATCCCGATCCGTACCGATCCTGATGTTAACCAGATCTTGAGCAGAGGTACTTTGCAGCAATCTTATGACCGTATCTTAGCTGACCTGCAAGAGGCGGCTCGACTGTTACCTGCAAATGTGCACGTAAAGATCAGGCCCACCAATATTGCCGCATTGGGCATGCTGGCGAGAGTGTCGATCACCATGGGCCGTTACGCAGAAGCATTTAATTACGCCGATCAGGCCTTGCACCAAAATGGTACCTTGATCGATTATAATACGCTAACACCTACAGGATCCGATAGCCCATTCCCCATGATCCTGCCTTTTGGCAACGAAGAGGTGTTATGCTACAATAATCTGGTCGGCTATTCTTTCTTTCTGGAACCATTGGTGCTGATCGACCCTCAATTGTATCAGAGTTATGCAGACGATGACCTTCGCAAAACCTGTTATTTCGCGGACCAGGGTAATGGTGGCTTTAATTATATTGGTAGTTATTCCGGTACCTATGCCACGCTTTTTGGTGGCCCTGCGACAGACGAACTTTATCTTATTCGTTCCGAATGTTCGGCAAGGTTAGGCAACATGGTGCAAGCGCTTAATGACCTGAACGCACTACTGGTTAAAAGATGGAAAGCCGGTACGTATCGACCGGTCACTATCAGCGAAGCAGAAAAATTGTTGGGGATCATATTGACTGAACGACGGAAAGAACTTGTCGGCAGAGGCCTGCGCTGGACCGACCTTCGTCGATTAAATCAGGACCCTAGATTCGCGACCACGCTGACCAGGAATTATGAAGGGAAGACCTTAACGCTGGCACCCGAAGATAAGCGCTACACGTTTCCTATCCCTATGGATGAGATAACCCGAAGCGGAATAGAACAGAATGACCGCTAACAAGAAAGCCGTATGAGGATCATACGGCTTTCTTGTTGTATTAGTTAGCTTTGTAGCCCAGGTTGACCGTGCCTTCCGCATTGTCAGTATTTTCCTGCAACGTGTGCTGGTTAGGGTCATAACCATCGGCGAAGGAGGCGGTACAGATCTTGGTGGCAGACACGCAGTTGCCGCTACCGCTTCCCTGCATCCACGAATTACTGGTCTCGCGGGTGGATGAAGTGGCGATCCGGCGCCATACGCTGGCGAACTTTTTAGGCTCCGGTGTCTTAAAGGCGAAAGCTGCACTGATTCCTAATAACATGGCGAACAGGGTAAGATTTGACTTGATCTTTCTCATGGTGACGAACGCTTTATTACATCAAAAAGCGTTCAGAAAAACTTTAATTAAAATGATCTTTGATTTTTGCCTACTCTTTTGTCGGGTTTTCGGCACCTCCTGTGCGAACCTGGCTATATTGATCCAAGAGCGCTATTTGGTTTAATCCTTCCTGCCAAGCAATCTCCTTTCCCTGTTAATGATGTATATACCGGTCCAACTTAACAGCAAGAAAAAAATGTTGAACAGCAGGTGCGTTTTCCAGTCCATCGATTGGATCACGCCCCCACATGAGCAAGGCATCCAGCCAAAGTAACCAGCCAGTACCAAGGCTACATAGCCGGTGAACAATGTCATGAGTATGGATGATGCAATGTACCCATATAGCCGGCTGCGATTTTTGAAGATCAGGAATGCTGTTACGAGTTCAACGCCCGGCAGTGTCCAAATGATGATCCCAGCTGCCCATTTTGGAAGGGTTTGATTGTACATCTGCTGATTGAATATATCGAAGGCAAGCAGCTTACTGAACGCTGTATAAGTATAAAGTACGATCAATAAGGCACTGATCGCCGTCATCAGCCATTCATGGTTTCGTGAAGCAGGTATTGTATCGATTCTCATAGGATAATGCTCGACACAAAAGAACGATGGTTATCTATAGCAAAACAGTAGTAAAACGGTAGTGTCTATACAATGCCATGAAAGACAGGTATTGATCGTAAATCGAAAACCTCAGCTAATGAACCGGAATATGTCAAAGACAGACCAACACTTTTCGAATCTGTTCCCGGCAACTTTTTTACTACACCAGCAGGATGAAAGATTTTATTGATCATGGCCAGGCTGGCCAATTTGGACACAGGCTGTGTCCAAATTCATTAATCCTGTTCCTCATCGGTAGCAGCAATACCTGCACCATTAATGATACGACTGAAATCATCCTCGGTAGGTAAGTAGCGCGCAATGTCTTCCGGTAGCTGGCGATAATGGTAAGTTGCCACACCCATAGGCTTGTTGACCAGTTCCAATGCATATTCTACGGTCAGCTTACTTTTACTTTTGCAGAGTAGAATGCCGATACTGGGATTATCTTCCGGATAGCGAACGGTTTTATCCAGCAGATGCAAATACCAGTTGAGTTGTTGACTATGTTCCGGCTTAAATTCCGAAGCCTTTAATTCTAACGCGATCATACATCTCAGCTTGCGATGATAAAATAATAGGTCGATGAAATATTCTTTGTCATCCAGCTCCAGGCGAAACTGACGACCCATGAAAGCAAAATCGTTACCTAATTGGCCAAGTGTCTTTGAGATATTGTCAACAATGGCGTTTTCCAGTTCACGCTCAGTGTGCTGGTCATCCAAGCCCAGAAAGGAAAGATTGTATTCATCCCGAAATTCCTGCCGGTGGATACTTAAGCGGGTCTCGTCGATCGTTTGTGAAAAGTTATTCTGAAAATCAAGCTGTTTATGGTAGCGGTCGTATTTAATTTCTTCTTCCAAAATACCCCGGCTCCATCCGCGCTCGAAGCACTGCTGGAGGTAAAACCCACGTTGTTCGGGCTCTTTTACTTTGGCAAAGATCAGGTTGGTATGCCCCCAGGGAATTTTGGCCACAGCCTGTGTCCAAATCTCATTGCCTGCTGTCTGCTCATAAACCAGACGCATCCGTCTGAGATTACGGGAAGAAAAGCCCTTCACACCCGGATACTCGGCCTGCAAATCTTTCGACAAAGTATCGATGATGCCGTTACCCCATCCGCTTTGCGTCCTGACTGACAATACTTCACCCATGTACAGGTAAAGTCCGATAAGTTCCCGGTTTACGGCAAGCAAGCTTTGGTAACGCGCCTGGCTGATACGTAGCTTCAGATCCCTAAGGGTGACCTGATAATTTAATGGAACTATAGACATAGCTGTAATGATTTAAAGAGATTGTGACCTGATGCAAAGTTAATCCAATTGCTTAGAAGTAGTTATTATAGTGGTCACCAGCTTTTTGATGTCACGCTTGATCTGCTGGTATTGATACTGAATTTCCTCAGCGGTCACGCTTCTCACCGAAGGTATATCCTGGTAGGAGCGTTCTTCTTCCTGAATAGCCTGATGATTATTTTGAATAGCGCAGTGGAAAGATTTAAGTGAGATCGGATCATCAGGGTTATCTGCCACCATACCTACAAACTCGCCGGAGGAAAGAGAGGCGATCGTTGATGCAGGCACGGCGAAATCGAGATGGGTTGATTTACTGACAGAAGTATCAGAACTATTCACAGACATACTTTCTTTTTGCTGATTGATCTTACCGATCCGTTCGGACAGTTGCTTTGCCGTATCACCGGTAACCTGGCCACAAATGACGTTACCTACAATGTTCATGATCACTTCTGCCTGTTCCCGGCCATAATCCTTTTTAAGCTGACTATAGTCCTGAACCGCTAAGGTAACAGCCACCTTATTAGACCTTGCTGTAGCAATCAGGTTGTCGATGCCGTTAAAGTAAATGGTCGGAAACTCGTCGAAGATCATACTGCACTTCTGCTGGTTTCTACGGTTGACCAATTTGTTGATTCGATTAACATAAAGAGAAAGTACGGCACCGTTGACCTGCGCCTTTTGCGGATTGTTAGCCAGACACACGATCTTGGGTTCTTCCGGATTATTTATGTCTAAAGAAAAGTCGTCGCCACTGAGCACATAATAGAGTTGTGGAGAAGATAACCGTGCCAAACTGATCTTGGCACTGGCCACCTGACCTTCCAACTGTTCATAAGCTTCATTCCGCCAGGCAGAAATGAATGGGTTGATCAGCACCTCGACCTCCGGTTCCTGCAATAGAACCGCGAACAATTCTTTGTAATCAATCTGTGCCAGTTCGATCACATGCGGCAGGGTGCAGTATTGGCCACCTTCGAACTTTTTCAGGAACCAGATAATGGCCGTAACAAAATTGATCGGTGATTCCACAAAAAAGTCACCCTGCTTTTTGATCCATTCCCTGTTCAGCCCCAGCATAATGGTCCGGCTGGAATCGATGGCATCGGTAATGTCCGTCATGGTTTGCGGTTCTAAGGGATTAGCGCGGTGCATCACCTGATCCAGGTTGATGATGTATTGGACGGGCTTAATGGGATACAAGTAACCATACTTCAGTAAAGCATTATAAACTATCCGCGTCAGATCATCATATTTAAAATCGTATACGAGCATCGTAAAACCCTTTTGGATATGCTGGGTAATGAGGTGGCGGATGACAAAATAAGACTTACCAGCGCCGGGACTACCGGCGACCAGTGTACCACGGAAGGGGTTAATTATATTGATCCAACTGTTGCGGTTCTTGCCCCGCATTTGATACTTAGCAGGAAGATTAAAGGAATATTCATTTTCGAGCAACCGTTCTTCCTGCGGGAAAGACTCATTGTCCTTGTTAAAGATGTCCTGATCTAGCTTGAGCCGCAACTTCCGCATCAGCATACTACCACCGGAAAGGATCAACAGGTAACCCGCGGTTGTCACTGCAACATAAATAAAAGTGAACGATACTTGATCAATAACAACGGAATGCAAAAGCGAACTGGTGCCATACAGCAACAAACCGAGTAGTATATATGTACCTGCCGTCCGAAGCCTGATCTTATCGTCCTTTTTACCTTTGCTGCCCACCAGTGAAACGATCAATAATAACAACGCAGCACTCTTGGCATAAAGCGTATGCTTAAAAAGTCCAAGATTTGTGACAGGTACCAAGATCCTGTCCAGTAACGGCGTTGTCATTTGAATGACTTTGAGTCCCGCATAACAGAACAGGTAAAAGTGGATGATGAGAATCACCAAACTTACCAGCCTGGTAAAATCAATGATCTTTCTGAGTGCTTGTTCATTCTCTCCGGTTTGCATAGCCATAAAATTAAAGGGAGTGTCCGCGTCGTTTTTTTCGTCGCTTATTTTGTTTAAGCTTCGCTAACGCGCCAAAATCTGTGTATTCTTCCTGGTAAAGCGTTTTTAGTAAGCGGTGCTCAGTAATGAAGCTTGGTGCAACTGCTGAAACATGTTCGTTTGTCAAATATGTCTTGGTAATAATTGATGATTCCTGTGGAGGGACTTGGCCTGCCGGACCAGGTAGCCTAAAAATAGCAGCCAAATTTGATGCGCTATATCTTTTACCCAGGTCGCTGCCTTTAAATACGCCTCCGGTATTGTGGTCAATAAAAGTTAACCCATAGATCATACCCTTGGGATTTTTACGGATTACGGCATCAATTCCCTGCGCTTTAAGCGAATGTTCGAATTTCAACCGGGCCGGGTGATTTTGCAGGCTATGATCCAAAGCTGTAATAAGCGATGGTTTCAATGGCTTACGCATGATCTCGTTCAATCGAAATCTATCCGTTAGTGTTTGAAGTGTCGGCTTACCGTAAATACTGCTGGCCTTGATGGGTACGCCGATCTTGTTGCCATTCGCATCCAGTGCCCAGTAGACCAAACCATTTTTGTCATAGATCCGTGTGTCCTTGGCACCACGATCAGCCAGTACGTTGTATTGGTTCAGCACCGCGTTAAATTCTGCCAGGCTGGTGAACTTATAGTTTCTTATAACTCCGCTGATGACGTTGGTGATCGCACGTTTGGTCTCTGACTTCCCATACACGATCGGTTCCAAAGACAGCTTGCCAGCAATTTTTTCAGCTTGTCGTTGATCTTCCGCCTTCACCAGGCCATAATTTAGCTCTACCTGTTTTCGAGATCGCTCGGATGCTCTGTTGGCTAATAAGTGAAAACTGATCCGTTCACCATTGGGCTTGATGTTGGTCGACACCAAATGGAGGTGTGGATGACCGGCATCGTAATGCTGATAGACGAGGTAAGGTTGTCTGCCAAACCCTAAACCCTCCATGTACTCGTCAGCTATTTGCTGAAGCGTATCCTTATCCAGATTTTCGCCGACTGCAAAATTCAACGAAACGTGTAGCGCATTGACCAGTGTGCGCTGGTTTCGCTTGGTCAGATCGGTCAACCGGTGTAACTTGTCACTGAACGACAGGTCAGACGGGTCCTTTAAATAACCCTGCGCCAGGATCAGTTCCGCCTTTCCTAAACGAACCTTATGCTCGTTGTAATTTATTGCACCGAGGATGCTTCGTCCGGTTTTAATTTTTGCGACCATAACTCTGAAAAGCTTTGCATCCGGTCATTGATCTGGGCAATAGCCGGGTCTACTTTATTTCCAATAATCGACATCAATGACAGCCACAAACGATTGTCTGCGGAGCCATGCGCGGCGTTGATTTGACGTACAGCCTGGTTTAAATTATTGCCAATAGCGTTGAGTTCACGGCGCAGCAAGGAGAGCTCTTCCAGCATCTCATCCATGGACTTGTCACGATAATTCACGGTGACCGGTTTTTCCAAAAGAACACTCCTTATGTACTCGCTCATTTTGCGAAAGCGTGTCTTTTTAAACCGCCGGTCAATTAGCAGGAATTCACCTGGTTTGAACCTCGTGGTGATCTTTCGCTCACGGTTTCCTTCCTCATTTTCCATACCTTCTGTCTCATTAAAAATCCGACTTCGGAGGATATTTACCATAACCCCCAAACTGACTTCGGAAGGGAGGGCAAGATCCGTTTGTCCGACAAACGTTTATCTTGCTGATTGCTCAAAAATGCAATCTCGTCCTTTTGCAAAGTCTTCGATTTGGATTTGTTCAACGTCACCAACTTAAAACGATTCACTGTAAAATGGAGACTGCCTAAACCTGCGTTTTACTTCTTGTCGATGGTTATAGATCCACTCAACTGCACATACCTTCCAGTTAAAAATCTTGCCGCCAGTTGGTGTCTTCCACCCACGAGCATCATGCTCGTTGAAGAAGTCGTCAGCTAATTCGTCTTCGCCTTTTTGGTCAAAGTAGATCAGTAAAACGTCCTTATCAGGTGGCATGGTCGTCCCCATGCCATCGTGAATTTGCCTGGTCTTATTGCGGCATTTCCTGTCCTCATTCGGCTGCCTGGGAACAATGCGTTTAGCCTTGCGTTTCATGCCATCTTCATCTGATCATTCAACTTACCGGAGGCCATCAGCTTTTCAATTTCCCCGGAATTGTAATAAGTGATACCACCCAATTTTTTAAATGGGATTAAGCCTTTATCACGAAGATATTGGAGTTTGCTTTCAGATAGCCGGAGCATTTTTTTGATCTCAAAAGCTTTCAGCCACTGGTGGCCCGGCTGGCCGGATTGTTCTTTCAGGAGCTTCTTAATATCAACGATAAGCTGTTGCTTAAAGTCGAGCAAGTCCTGAACCGTGATCAGCTGATCACGGTTTACTTTAGGAAAGTCATGTTGGATTTCATTATGATTTGCCATAGCTTAAAATTTAGCAACAGCAAAGGTGAAGAAGTGAAAAATAAATTTATCACACCTCATGTACGAGGTAGGGTATTTTTTTCGAATTGATGCTCAAGAATATGTTTACTCTCCTATTGATAAGTCTTATTTATTCTTTAATATTTTAGGATTGAAGATTCGAGTCCCGTTCATTCCGCTAAGAGACCCGTCCGGTCCGCGAAAAGCCTCATTTATTGAGGCCTTTTTCGTTTAAAGCCGCGTCCTGCAGCATTATTTTAAAATTCATTGCACAACTAATATCAATCAATGGTAACCATTTAGGTGCTTGTTCGGGTACCTATTTTTTTCGTCCATTTTAGGTACCCTCGAAGCTGAATAGCGCTGTCAGCGTGGGTTTTGGACAGTACGCAAAACAAATTGTTCACTTAAAATTGATGTGTTTTGAAAGTAAATGAAGAGCTGTCATTACTGGTGATGTTAGAAAATCAAAAATGACCAAAGACGGCAAAGCACCGATTATTATCCGACTGACCATTAAAGGTCAACGTCGGGAAATTTATCTTGCGACTTTAGAGAAGACCGTAAAACGGATCAAGGGAACCCCATTAGGAATAGCAGTGGAAAGCCCGCAGGCACGAAGACTTGCAGCGAATAGCCCGGCCCGAAAGGGAATAGCAATGAAAATATTTTAATTTACTTGTCGTGATTAAATAGTTACGGTTCGGTGTTTTTATCTTTAAAATTATATTAATATTGACTAGACCTTTATCCTATCATGAAGAAAAACTCGACCAATGAAAAAGAAAATTTAGAAACACCCATGCCGATTGTTTCTAAGACCGTTCATAAATTACCTTTTAAAGAATTAGGTGGTGAAGGTTTTGAAAGACTAGTTTTGGCTTTTTTACATGAATGGAAAGAATGGAAAACCCTGCAATGGCTTGGCGAGACGGGTAAAGACCAAGGACGGGATATCTGGGCAGTTGACGACGAAAGGACCTATTGCTATCAATGTGCCAATTACCAGAAGCTGACTTTTAAAAAAGTGAGTGAAGACATAGATAAACTGTTTGGAAATAATCTGCAACCGGATAATTTAATAATCGTTTGTGGTGGAAGTGTTCCGAACACGCTTCGGGATAGGATTTTCAAATATGCCACCAACTATTCAATTAACCAGGTAGAGGTTTGGAGCGGCTCAGAGTTTGAAGAGAAATTACGCAGGTATGCTTTCAACGCGATGCTGCGGTTTTTCCATGGGGAAGCATTTCCTAAATCAGGAAATGAAACACGGAAAAAAAAGGTACTGTCTGCTGCGGAAACGATACCTTGTATAGAAATTAGCCTAACTCCATCTTTGCAGGTAAACAATTCAGATGTTGAACTAAGTGTATTCTTAGAGGAAGCGTTTTACAATAAAGAAAAGACGATCGTTCCTTCTGTTCAGATCTCTATCAAAGAAGAATCAATGCTTCGAGAAAAAGTTGAAAAATTATCGAAAGACCAAACCGGAAACAGGAAGCAATTACTCGATTTGAGAAAAATACTTGATTTGATAACAAAAATCAAAGAGGAGTTAGCCGTTAAAGTAAACATAATGGCAATCGCTGACTTATATCCGGTAAAGAGTGATTTTCAAGCATTGTGTGTTAGCTTTCGCGAATTATTAAAACTATGCTTTGATATTAAAATACTCTACGGCGAAACCGAACTCGACACCTTTTTCCCTGTTGCAGACAAAAAAGAGCAAGCTTTAAAATTTGATGGCAAATGGAAGATAGATGTATTTAGAGATTTTGGTGGGAGTACAGGTTTTAGTATATGGTTATCTGATCATGAATTCGACGAATTAAAAAAGAGATTGCCTGCCTCTGTCTCTCCGAGTGATATGTGGATCTTTGGATTTGAATGTAGTGATCTTTCGCAAAAAACCATGGTAGAAAAAGTAATCCCAGCATTTATCGATAAGATTTACGACCTGGCAGTTGACAACGACATTTCACTTGAGAATAAAAACGACTGGTATTATCTGCCGGGATATAGATTAGGTGTCGGTTAGGCCGAAAACAGCTTAGATTTACTGGAACGGATAGCCCAGCCTGGTAGCAATTCTGATATTCACAATGCAAATTAGCTATGTCCAAGGTATAATATCAAAAAAACACCATAAATACTATGTTCGAGGCCGATGATATAAAAAAGGTAAAAAATGTCAAGCGAAATGGCGGCACTGAATGGGCATATTTTAATGATGGCGAGGAAAAAACATTAAAGCTTAATTTCTCTAAAACCCAGGTTAAAGGAGGCCGCGAGCTTCGTGTAGGAGAGATCATTCTATTGTTTCAAAAGGTGGATAGAATACGCGGCGTTCAACCCTTTACTTATCTTACCCATTTGGTGACGCCATTAGGAAAGCCAATTATTAGAAACGATGAACTTGAACATAAATGGAAATGGGAATTAGAGGTTGCAGTAATAGCTAGAGCCAATCCAAGAACCGCAATACACACACGACCTAACCTACTAAGCTTTCGCAATCCTAACTGGGGGAAAATATGCAATATTGAAATGCTTAATTATGAACTTACCCTAAATGAGATACAGAAAGAAATTTGGAACTATTTTCAACCGTTCTTTAGCTCTGATCTTGATGGATTACTAAAATCTCCTGCAATTAATAATGAAGAAATAGAATTGGATTTTGGTTTATTGGAAGGACGTGAATACGAATATGTAAAAACACACCTAAGCAGGGAACGGAATAGTGTTATAATTGGGTTAGCTAAATCGCGGGCATTCAGGAAAAGTAACGGCCGGGTTTTGTGTGCTTGTTGTGATTTCGATTTTTTAAGGACCTATGGTGAACATGGCTTAAATTTTATAGAAGCACATCATATAATCCCGATAGGAACGGGTGTCGAGCGAATAACAAGAATTGAAGATCTGGCGATGGTTTGCGCGAATTGCCATCGTATGCTGCATAGAAAAATAGCAGGAACCGATCGTTATTTTAACGTGAAGGAACTACGAGATCATGTAATCGATAGGAAAATAAACTATAAATGAATATAGCTTGCTTGAGTTGGGGATCATTAATATGGGTACCGGGTCAGTTGGAGATTATTGGGAATTGGCTTGTTGATGGTTCATATCTCCCTGTAGAGTTTTGCAGGCAGTCGGCAGATGGCCGGCTGACTTTAGTACTTACACCTTTCGCCAAACCTGTTCAAGTTCTATGGGCTAGAATGAGAAGTGACAACTTAGATCAAGCTATAGAATCTTTGCGTGTGAGAGAAGGTACAATAGTCAAAAACATTGGTTTAGTTGCGGCTGGCGAAGATTATATCGATCCCATTAAAAACGAAATTTTGAATTGGGCAACCGCAAAGAATTTGGATGCTGTTATTTATACAAATCTTCCACCGAAATTTAGCGGGCAAACAATGTGGCTCCAACAATGGATGATGTAATTGGATATATAAATAGCTTAAACAATGATCAAAAAGCAATAGCTGAGATTTATGTCAGTAGAACTCCGGTGCAAGTTAAAACAAGCTACAGAGTATTGTTTGAGCAGGCTTTTGGCTAGTTCCCCGTTAAATAAAATTCTAAATGCAACTAGTCCGCGCTGCAAGTGGCGAATATGGCATCATTCAATTCCTGCTCTAAACTTTGACATGGAGGTAGTACAACATCTAACATTGCAATTTGAATTGTTGATCCAGATTGACCTGCATATGGAACCGGCATTCTCTGTCCCCGTGCTGGACATAAACCTGGAACAATTGAAGCTTTAGATTATTTACCTGTTCAAACCGGAAGGCAACCTCTTTACCCTGGACGAGAACAGTTGTTTTGAAACGCTGCATCATCGGGTGCAAAAGTAGTTTTAACCGAGGTATTGTTACAGCTATTACTGAAGTTTATTAAGCGGCGAAAGTTGTTGTTTTTGGGTGTCTGTTATTGTTTCCGTGTTTTTCATCTCCAATCACATCGATTGAGAGCAAAGCTGACCGGAAAATATGGCTTTTCACGCCGAGAACCGAGCACGGCAAATTAAAATTGCCTTATACATAGAGACCTATATCGATTTTGTAGTTGATTCGATGGCGTTCTTGATTACTTTGGTTAAGTTTACGACTGCAAAAAGGGATTTACAGTTTTCCCAAAAAGTATAAAACTAACGAGTGCCCGGTATGGACAATTGGAAGACATCTTGTTGGTTTGCAATCTATTTGAAAGCGCAATTAGACAAATACAAAAGCAGTTCTTCCTCTGATTTAACCACGCTTGATTTAGTTTATTACTATAAACAATCTAGGGTTTTGTAAGATAGTTGCTGTTTCAGAGGAATTGAACGAATCTACGACATTTTGTGGGTATTAAATTATAGGTGGTTCAAATAGGGGTATTTAAATATTAAAAATGGACAAAGATTTAGGCTTACATAATTTGCCAATAAATTGGCAGTTGGTTCATTTGGAAGATATCGCGCTATTTTCTAAAGGAAAAAAAACTGCCCTTACAAAGTTACCACATAACAAAACAGTTCCCTACCTGGATATCGAAGCACTAGAAAAACACCAAATACGGCATTATGCAATCGCTAGCGAAGCGATAATGATAAACGAAAAGTCACTCGCTATGGTCTGGGACGGCGCAAGGTCCGGATTAGCCTTCAAAGGCAAAGAAGGTGCTTTGGGGTCAACATTGATGAAAATTACACCAATTCTTGTAAATGAAATCTACATCTACTACTATTTTCAGTTTATAAGGGATTATATCAAAAATAATACAAAGGGTACGGGTATTCCTCACGTAGACCCTCAAATATTATTTAAAACGAAGATACCCTTACCACCAACTGAAGAGCAGGAAAGAATTGTTCAACAGATAGAAGAATTATTTAGTGAATTGGATGATAGCCTTGAAAAAATTAAAGAAGCGCAAACAAAGTTAAGTTTGTACCAACAAGCTTTATTTGAAGAATCGTTTAAACGTATTAATGTAGAGCGTGAGGTGCCATTGAGTGAAATTTGCTTTATTGTAGGTGGAGTAACAAAAGGACGCAATTTGGTTAATAAAGAAACCATAGAGTTACCTTACTTAAGGGTGGCGAATGTCCAAGATGGTTACCTGGATTTAGAAGACGTGAAAACA harbors:
- a CDS encoding HNH endonuclease, which encodes MFEADDIKKVKNVKRNGGTEWAYFNDGEEKTLKLNFSKTQVKGGRELRVGEIILLFQKVDRIRGVQPFTYLTHLVTPLGKPIIRNDELEHKWKWELEVAVIARANPRTAIHTRPNLLSFRNPNWGKICNIEMLNYELTLNEIQKEIWNYFQPFFSSDLDGLLKSPAINNEEIELDFGLLEGREYEYVKTHLSRERNSVIIGLAKSRAFRKSNGRVLCACCDFDFLRTYGEHGLNFIEAHHIIPIGTGVERITRIEDLAMVCANCHRMLHRKIAGTDRYFNVKELRDHVIDRKINYK